The Streptomyces sp. NBC_00691 genome has a segment encoding these proteins:
- a CDS encoding STM4012 family radical SAM protein yields the protein MSDSAAPRPYRSYVYAYPHKTAYRPLPDPAPSLAALWRDEPKDALSLYAHIPFCEVRCGFCNLFTRIGAPDELTTRYLDALDRQATAVREALGDRGPVRFATAAFGGGTPTFLTADELERLCDIAEKRMGVDLRAVPLSVETSPATATADRLALLAERGATRLSIGVQSFVEAEARAAVRPQRRADVESALGRIRETGVPVLNIDLIYGIDGQTEESWRSSLDAAHAWRPEELYLYPLYVRPLTGLGRISPAADREWDEQRLRLYRFGRDHLLARGYEQVSMRMFRRTDAAPLGPDDYACQTDGMIGLGCGARSYTSALHYSFDYAVDMREIRTIIDAYTEAADFSRAEVGRWVDAGEARRRHLLQSLLQAEGMPVAGYEERFGASPFADFPAELARFEALGWLDEEAPSGLLRLSPEGLAHSDGLGPELFSPSVRAAMAAYEPK from the coding sequence ATGAGCGACAGCGCCGCCCCGCGTCCGTACCGGAGCTATGTCTACGCCTACCCGCACAAGACGGCGTACCGGCCGCTCCCCGACCCCGCGCCCTCGCTCGCCGCGCTCTGGCGGGACGAGCCGAAGGACGCGCTCTCCCTCTACGCGCACATACCGTTCTGCGAGGTCCGCTGCGGCTTCTGCAATCTCTTCACCCGGATCGGCGCCCCCGACGAGCTGACCACGCGTTATCTCGACGCGCTGGACCGCCAGGCCACGGCCGTCCGCGAGGCCCTCGGCGACCGGGGCCCGGTGCGGTTCGCGACGGCCGCGTTCGGCGGCGGCACGCCCACCTTCCTCACCGCCGACGAGCTGGAGCGGCTCTGCGACATCGCCGAGAAGCGGATGGGCGTGGATCTGCGGGCGGTGCCGCTGTCCGTGGAGACCTCCCCCGCGACGGCGACCGCCGACCGCCTCGCCCTGCTCGCCGAGCGGGGCGCGACCCGGCTCAGCATCGGGGTGCAGAGCTTCGTGGAGGCCGAGGCGCGGGCAGCCGTCCGGCCGCAGCGCCGCGCCGACGTCGAATCGGCCCTCGGCCGGATCCGGGAGACCGGCGTGCCCGTGCTCAACATCGACCTGATCTACGGTATCGACGGCCAGACCGAGGAGTCCTGGCGTTCCTCGCTGGACGCCGCCCACGCCTGGCGCCCCGAGGAGCTGTACCTCTATCCGCTGTACGTGCGGCCGCTCACCGGCCTCGGCCGGATCTCCCCCGCTGCCGACCGGGAGTGGGACGAGCAGCGGCTGCGGCTCTACCGGTTCGGCCGGGACCATCTCCTGGCGCGGGGCTACGAGCAGGTGTCGATGCGGATGTTCCGCCGGACCGACGCCGCACCGCTCGGTCCCGACGACTACGCCTGCCAGACCGACGGGATGATCGGCCTGGGCTGCGGGGCCCGCTCGTACACCTCGGCCCTCCACTACTCCTTCGACTACGCCGTCGACATGCGGGAGATCCGTACGATCATCGACGCCTACACGGAGGCCGCGGACTTCTCGCGGGCCGAGGTCGGCCGGTGGGTCGACGCCGGGGAGGCCAGGCGGCGCCATCTGCTCCAGTCGCTGCTCCAGGCCGAGGGCATGCCGGTCGCCGGGTACGAGGAGCGGTTCGGCGCGTCTCCGTTCGCGGACTTCCCGGCGGAGCTCGCCCGGTTCGAGGCCCTCGGCTGGCTGGACGAGGAGGCACCGTCCGGGCTGCTCCGGCTGTCCCCGGAGGGCCTGGCCCACTCGGACGGCCTCGGCCCGGAGCTCTTCTCCCCCTCGGTGCGGGCCGCGATGGCCGCGTACGAGCCGAAGTAG
- a CDS encoding STM4013/SEN3800 family hydrolase, giving the protein MNTIVGSHDLLLVTLDTLRYDVAVELAAAGRIPHLARHLPGGVWERRHAPGSFTYASHQAIFAGFLPTPASPGPHPRLFAARFAGSETTADGTYVHDTPDFVSALAEAGYRTVCVGGVGFFNGQPPLGTVLPGLFQESHWEPSFGVASATSFASQVDRAEEVVAGLPEERRLFLFVNVSALHQPNWFHLPGATREAGDSRATHAAALEYVDRHIGRLFAAMSSRRPCFAIVCSDHGTAYGEDGYTGHRLGHEVVWTVPYAQFELAGPEREAVA; this is encoded by the coding sequence ATGAACACGATCGTCGGCAGCCACGATCTGCTCCTGGTCACCCTCGACACACTGCGGTACGACGTGGCGGTCGAGCTGGCGGCCGCGGGCCGCATCCCGCACCTCGCCCGCCATCTCCCCGGCGGTGTCTGGGAGCGGCGACACGCGCCCGGCAGCTTCACCTACGCCTCCCACCAGGCGATCTTCGCCGGATTCCTGCCGACCCCGGCCTCCCCCGGCCCGCACCCGAGGCTGTTCGCGGCGCGCTTCGCCGGCAGCGAGACGACCGCAGACGGCACCTACGTCCACGACACCCCGGACTTCGTGTCCGCCCTCGCGGAGGCGGGCTACCGGACGGTCTGCGTCGGCGGGGTCGGCTTCTTCAACGGGCAGCCGCCGCTCGGCACCGTGCTTCCCGGCCTGTTCCAGGAGAGCCACTGGGAGCCCTCGTTCGGCGTGGCCTCCGCCACTTCCTTCGCGTCGCAGGTCGACCGCGCCGAGGAGGTCGTCGCCGGTCTCCCCGAGGAGCGGAGGCTGTTCCTCTTCGTCAACGTGTCCGCGCTGCACCAGCCCAACTGGTTCCACCTGCCGGGCGCCACCCGCGAGGCGGGCGACTCGCGGGCCACCCATGCCGCCGCCCTGGAGTACGTCGACCGGCACATCGGGCGGCTCTTCGCCGCGATGAGCAGCCGCCGCCCGTGTTTCGCGATCGTCTGCTCCGACCACGGCACCGCCTACGGGGAGGACGGGTACACCGGTCACCGGCTCGGCCACGAGGTCGTGTGGACCGTCCCTTACGCGCAGTTCGAGCTCGCCGGCCCGGAGCGGGAGGCCGTGGCATGA
- a CDS encoding STM4014 family protein yields MTARPRLVVVGDPAGRRVAFFQDALRSAGLPGARVVSWPEVLRGAARFAEGETVRLDSPGEDPEADRLLREVDDPARVEGTGRWYARFVAATGELARSVAEAGAALVDDPAELAALFDKRLSHGLLRAAGVPVPESPTSGPSAPVVRGWADVRALTAGPGLRRVFVKLAHGSSASGVLAVETNGAGRVHATTSVELGPDGRLFNSLRVRRYRSEREVAAIVDALAPDGLHVERWLPKAAQGGRAADLRVVVVDGRATHAVLRTSRSPMTNLHLGGTRGDLLAARAAITEAGARWTDALDVCERAAAVFPGTRCVGVDLLPSTGWRRFAVGEVNAFGDLLPGLTGLPGSGAEGLDTYGAQVAAQFPRTPRLTSTSTSTSTTGTSTA; encoded by the coding sequence GTGACCGCCCGCCCGCGCCTCGTGGTCGTCGGGGATCCGGCGGGCCGCCGCGTCGCGTTCTTCCAGGACGCGCTGCGGTCCGCCGGGCTGCCCGGGGCGCGGGTGGTGTCCTGGCCCGAGGTGCTGCGCGGTGCGGCACGGTTCGCGGAGGGCGAGACGGTGCGTCTGGACTCGCCCGGCGAGGACCCCGAGGCCGACCGGCTCCTTCGGGAGGTCGACGATCCGGCGCGGGTCGAGGGCACCGGCCGCTGGTACGCGCGGTTCGTCGCCGCCACCGGGGAACTCGCCCGGTCCGTCGCCGAGGCGGGCGCGGCGCTCGTCGACGACCCCGCCGAGCTGGCGGCTCTGTTCGACAAGCGGCTGAGCCACGGTCTGCTCCGCGCGGCCGGGGTGCCGGTGCCCGAGTCGCCGACGTCCGGACCCTCCGCGCCGGTCGTACGCGGCTGGGCGGATGTCCGGGCGCTGACGGCCGGGCCCGGACTGCGCCGGGTCTTCGTGAAGCTCGCGCACGGCTCCTCCGCCTCGGGGGTGCTCGCGGTCGAGACGAACGGCGCGGGCCGGGTCCACGCCACCACCTCGGTGGAGCTCGGGCCCGACGGACGGCTGTTCAACTCGCTGCGGGTACGGCGCTACAGGAGTGAGCGCGAGGTCGCCGCGATCGTGGACGCCCTCGCCCCCGACGGGCTGCACGTGGAGCGCTGGCTGCCCAAGGCCGCCCAGGGCGGCCGGGCGGCCGACCTGCGGGTGGTGGTGGTCGACGGCCGGGCCACCCACGCCGTGCTGCGCACCAGCCGCTCCCCCATGACCAATCTCCATCTGGGCGGGACCCGGGGCGATCTGCTCGCCGCCCGGGCCGCGATCACGGAGGCCGGCGCTCGGTGGACGGACGCGCTCGACGTGTGCGAGCGGGCCGCCGCGGTCTTCCCCGGCACCCGGTGCGTGGGGGTCGACCTGCTGCCGTCGACGGGCTGGCGCCGTTTCGCCGTGGGCGAGGTCAACGCCTTCGGCGACCTGCTGCCGGGCCTCACGGGCCTGCCCGGGTCCGGTGCCGAGGGCCTCGACACGTACGGGGCCCAGGTCGCCGCCCAGTTCCCCCGCACCCCCCGACTCACCAGCACCAGCACCAGCACCAGCACCACAGGAACGAGCACCGCGTGA
- a CDS encoding STM4015 family protein, translating to MTVGHYLEEFHELPVFPFQDTEPDARVELPDAAAVAWRLSSPTYCEDDDEQWGAQFERFLKTVDVSRVRALVVGGWDEAYENSSADIVTALIAANNRLTSLEAVFLGDMTGEDCEISWIIQSDVTPLLAAYPALREFGVRGGSHLAFPSIRHTGLESLVVETGGLGAEVVRGIVGSDLPALEKLELWLGTDEYGGDSTADDLAPLLSGAAFPALRSLGLCNSVVQDAVAAAVAGAPVLARIERLDLSMGVLTDEGAAALLDGQPLTHLSHLDLSHHYLSEDMRKRVLAALAPHGVVVDLDDAQEADDEGDGRVWRYVAVAE from the coding sequence ATGACCGTTGGCCACTACCTCGAGGAATTCCACGAGCTGCCCGTGTTCCCCTTCCAGGACACGGAACCGGACGCGCGGGTCGAACTCCCCGACGCCGCGGCGGTCGCCTGGCGGCTCTCCTCGCCCACCTACTGCGAGGACGACGACGAGCAGTGGGGTGCGCAGTTCGAGCGGTTCCTGAAGACGGTCGACGTGAGCCGGGTGCGCGCCCTGGTCGTCGGCGGCTGGGACGAGGCGTACGAGAACTCCTCGGCGGACATCGTCACGGCGCTCATCGCCGCCAACAACCGGCTGACCTCCCTGGAGGCGGTCTTCCTCGGCGACATGACGGGCGAGGACTGCGAGATCTCCTGGATCATCCAGTCCGATGTGACCCCGCTGCTCGCCGCCTACCCGGCCCTGCGGGAGTTCGGGGTGCGCGGAGGTTCGCACCTGGCCTTCCCCTCGATCCGGCACACCGGTCTGGAGAGCCTGGTCGTGGAGACCGGCGGTCTGGGTGCCGAGGTCGTGCGCGGGATCGTGGGCAGTGACCTGCCCGCCCTGGAGAAGCTGGAACTCTGGCTCGGCACCGACGAGTACGGCGGCGACAGCACGGCGGACGACCTCGCGCCGCTGCTCTCCGGCGCGGCGTTCCCCGCCCTCCGTTCGCTCGGCCTGTGCAACAGCGTGGTCCAGGACGCCGTGGCCGCCGCCGTGGCGGGCGCGCCCGTGCTCGCCCGGATCGAGCGGCTCGACCTGTCGATGGGCGTCCTCACGGACGAGGGCGCCGCGGCGCTGCTCGACGGCCAGCCGCTGACCCATCTGAGCCACCTCGACCTCTCCCACCACTATCTGTCGGAGGACATGAGGAAGCGGGTGCTCGCCGCGCTCGCCCCGCACGGCGTGGTCGTGGACCTCGACGACGCCCAGGAGGCGGACGACGAGGGGGACGGCCGCGTCTGGCGGTACGTCGCGGTCGCCGAGTGA
- a CDS encoding DUF6745 domain-containing protein, whose product MNHADTHHITARDRWRSVAAATGPADRAAAEAGVRLAYRTAGLAAPERVLWADSPLAAVALVRGLDGRGRSVRDEVRTRPWAEERRRLHDDLGPAGWAAHWQATGAHLWDLTRSLADRIRAGVTEAAAGPDGPDETAAGGDGAAGPAASGREATAVRLVLLDAVLGQHDAAWLAAFDGHGDRLEGLAAVAGQAGWWWPYENVTVVCERPVELHRDEAGRLDRGDGPALAFADGFALYAWRGMTVPADFLAGLAGLTPERIRDEENAELRRVMLEYHGYDRYLAASGARHEHRDETGVLWRIELADDEDVVMVEVVNSTPEPDGSHRTYWLRVPPTTRTAREGVAWTFGLRPEAYEPLVQT is encoded by the coding sequence ATGAACCACGCCGACACGCACCACATCACCGCGCGGGACAGATGGCGGTCCGTCGCGGCGGCCACCGGCCCCGCCGACCGCGCCGCCGCCGAGGCGGGGGTCCGGCTCGCCTACCGCACGGCGGGCCTCGCGGCACCCGAGCGCGTGCTCTGGGCTGACTCGCCGCTCGCGGCCGTCGCCCTCGTACGGGGACTGGACGGCCGGGGCCGTTCGGTCCGGGACGAGGTGCGCACCCGCCCGTGGGCCGAGGAGCGGCGCCGACTCCACGACGACCTCGGACCGGCGGGCTGGGCGGCCCACTGGCAGGCGACGGGGGCCCACCTCTGGGACCTCACCCGGAGCCTGGCCGACCGGATACGGGCCGGGGTGACCGAGGCCGCCGCCGGCCCGGACGGACCGGACGAGACCGCCGCCGGGGGAGACGGGGCCGCCGGGCCGGCGGCTTCCGGGCGGGAGGCGACCGCCGTGCGGCTCGTGCTGCTCGACGCGGTGCTCGGGCAGCACGACGCGGCCTGGCTCGCCGCTTTCGACGGTCACGGGGACCGCCTCGAGGGCCTCGCCGCCGTCGCCGGACAGGCGGGCTGGTGGTGGCCGTACGAGAACGTCACGGTGGTCTGCGAGCGGCCCGTCGAGCTGCACCGTGACGAGGCCGGACGGCTCGACCGGGGCGACGGCCCCGCGCTGGCCTTCGCCGACGGCTTCGCCCTGTACGCCTGGCGGGGGATGACCGTGCCCGCCGACTTCCTCGCGGGTCTCGCCGGCCTGACCCCGGAGCGGATACGGGACGAGGAGAACGCCGAACTGCGGCGCGTGATGCTGGAGTACCACGGCTACGACCGCTACCTCGCCGCCTCGGGCGCACGGCACGAGCACCGTGACGAGACCGGCGTCCTGTGGCGGATCGAGCTGGCCGACGACGAGGACGTGGTGATGGTCGAGGTGGTCAACTCGACGCCCGAACCGGACGGCAGCCACCGCACGTACTGGCTCCGGGTCCCGCCCACGACCCGGACCGCGCGGGAGGGCGTCGCGTGGACCTTCGGGCTGCGCCCCGAGGCGTACGAGCCGCTCGTGCAGACCTGA
- a CDS encoding SIMPL domain-containing protein, producing MTIRRPSAVRTARLLAATAVLGGLLVGTAAPALAAAPGRTAPRTALAEAPATVTVSGSGRASAAPDLAILSIGVEAGRATAKEAMAAQNTAAEALLVVLDKQGIAERDIRTDSLTLSPVYTQNAAGESKVTGYQAGQSFSVKVREIDRAGQVIGAVNDATGDSGRINGVVFDVADPSGLRAKAREAAYRDAYDKAAQHARLSGHQLGRLVSLSEGESARPGPGAAPGVAHDEASVPMAPGEIEEQVTVSAVFELV from the coding sequence GTGACGATCCGCCGGCCAAGCGCCGTCCGTACCGCCCGTCTGCTCGCCGCCACCGCCGTGCTCGGCGGGCTGCTCGTCGGCACCGCGGCGCCCGCCCTGGCCGCCGCGCCCGGGCGGACGGCCCCGCGTACCGCCCTGGCTGAGGCGCCCGCCACGGTCACCGTCAGCGGGTCCGGCCGCGCGTCCGCGGCGCCCGACCTGGCGATCCTCTCCATCGGGGTCGAGGCCGGCCGCGCGACGGCGAAGGAGGCGATGGCCGCGCAGAACACCGCCGCCGAGGCCCTTCTCGTCGTGCTGGACAAGCAGGGCATCGCCGAGCGGGACATCCGTACGGACAGCCTCACACTGTCCCCGGTCTACACGCAGAACGCCGCGGGCGAGAGCAAGGTGACCGGCTACCAGGCGGGGCAGTCCTTCTCGGTGAAGGTCAGGGAGATCGACAGGGCCGGCCAGGTCATCGGCGCGGTCAACGACGCGACCGGCGACTCCGGCCGGATCAACGGTGTCGTCTTCGACGTCGCCGACCCGTCGGGCCTGCGGGCGAAGGCCCGCGAGGCCGCCTACCGGGACGCGTACGACAAGGCGGCGCAGCACGCCCGGCTCAGCGGCCACCAGCTCGGCCGCCTCGTCTCGCTCAGCGAAGGAGAGTCCGCGCGCCCCGGCCCCGGCGCCGCGCCCGGAGTCGCCCACGACGAGGCGAGCGTCCCGATGGCACCCGGCGAGATCGAGGAGCAGGTCACCGTCTCGGCGGTCTTCGAGCTGGTGTGA
- a CDS encoding TetR/AcrR family transcriptional regulator, translated as MARVRLSVAERREELLRAAVEQIEARGVAAVRIADVASALGVSNALVLYHFSSKEKLVAAAFAHAAEGDLAHLRRLLGRRSSAVRRLRAAVRWYAPTGQAKGWRLWIEGWAASLRDPELRRVSASLDQEWKAALTRVIAEGAEAGEFRCADPAAAAWRLTAFLDGLAVQTTAYAGSLSRTAMLRWADAALARELDLPDEGEDEDEAQDAQGGNGKDSGVGEDTGTAGGGDATPSGP; from the coding sequence GTGGCAAGAGTGCGGTTGAGCGTGGCCGAGCGGCGGGAGGAGCTGCTGCGGGCCGCCGTCGAGCAGATCGAGGCGCGCGGGGTCGCGGCCGTCCGGATCGCCGACGTGGCCTCGGCACTCGGCGTGAGCAACGCCCTGGTGCTCTACCACTTCTCGTCCAAGGAGAAGCTGGTCGCGGCGGCCTTCGCGCACGCCGCCGAGGGCGACCTCGCCCACTTGCGCCGGCTCCTCGGGCGCCGTTCCAGCGCCGTACGCCGCCTCAGGGCCGCCGTCCGCTGGTACGCGCCGACCGGACAGGCCAAGGGCTGGCGGCTGTGGATCGAGGGCTGGGCGGCCTCCCTGCGCGACCCGGAGCTGCGCCGGGTCTCCGCCTCCCTCGACCAGGAGTGGAAGGCGGCGCTGACCCGGGTGATCGCGGAGGGGGCCGAGGCCGGCGAGTTCCGCTGCGCGGACCCGGCGGCCGCCGCCTGGCGGCTCACCGCCTTCCTGGACGGCCTCGCCGTCCAGACGACGGCCTACGCCGGCTCCCTCTCCCGCACCGCGATGCTGCGCTGGGCCGACGCCGCCCTCGCCCGCGAGCTGGACCTGCCGGACGAGGGCGAGGACGAGGACGAGGCCCAGGACGCGCAAGGCGGCAACGGCAAGGACAGCGGCGTCGGCGAGGACACGGGAACGGCCGGGGGCGGGGACGCGACGCCCTCGGGCCCCTGA
- a CDS encoding Glu/Leu/Phe/Val dehydrogenase dimerization domain-containing protein has translation MSSAPLLSVGWTDHVTGRRGHLVVDRLVRGVASGGLRMREGCTVEEVTGLARGMTMKEALHYDPKARYVPLGGAKGGIDCDPRSPEAYGVLVRYLRAMRPYVERFWTTGEDLGLTQDLVDRAVAEAGLVSSVQAVYPLLDDEAAARERLADAFAIEVDGIGLDELVGGLGVAESVLTALDRADRGYAGTRVSVQGLGTMGGATARFLARAGLRVVAVADVLGTIVNPDGLDVEALLAARDGHGAVDRAALRPGDREEPGDAWLAVEAEVLVPAAVSYAIDAGNQGRITARWIAEAANMPVLPEAEEALAARGVTVLPDVVVNSCTNAWWWWTLFGDIEADADQAFARVRGAMRTLVDGILDRAEAGDTSPRAAAHALVDERLPQIAERYGWY, from the coding sequence ATGAGTTCCGCCCCTCTGCTTTCCGTCGGCTGGACCGACCACGTGACCGGTCGCCGGGGCCATCTGGTGGTCGACCGTCTGGTGCGCGGGGTGGCCAGCGGCGGCCTGCGGATGCGGGAGGGCTGCACGGTCGAGGAGGTCACCGGGCTCGCCCGCGGGATGACCATGAAGGAGGCCCTGCACTACGACCCGAAGGCCCGGTACGTGCCACTGGGCGGTGCCAAGGGCGGCATCGACTGCGACCCCCGCTCCCCCGAGGCGTACGGCGTCCTCGTGCGCTATCTGCGGGCGATGCGGCCGTACGTCGAGCGGTTCTGGACCACCGGTGAGGACCTGGGCCTCACCCAGGACCTGGTGGACCGCGCCGTGGCCGAGGCGGGCCTGGTCTCCTCGGTGCAGGCCGTGTACCCGCTCCTGGACGACGAGGCGGCGGCCCGCGAGCGGCTCGCCGACGCCTTCGCGATCGAGGTCGACGGCATCGGTCTCGACGAGCTGGTCGGCGGTCTCGGGGTCGCCGAGTCGGTCCTCACCGCCCTCGACCGGGCCGACCGGGGCTACGCGGGGACCCGCGTGTCGGTGCAGGGGCTCGGCACGATGGGCGGGGCGACCGCCCGGTTCCTGGCCCGCGCCGGGCTGCGGGTGGTGGCCGTGGCCGACGTCCTGGGCACGATCGTGAACCCGGACGGCCTCGACGTCGAGGCGCTGCTCGCCGCCCGGGACGGCCACGGCGCCGTCGACCGCGCCGCGCTGCGGCCCGGCGACCGCGAGGAGCCCGGGGACGCCTGGCTCGCGGTCGAGGCGGAGGTGCTGGTCCCGGCGGCCGTCTCGTACGCGATCGACGCCGGGAACCAGGGCCGGATCACGGCCCGCTGGATCGCCGAGGCGGCGAACATGCCGGTGCTGCCCGAGGCCGAGGAGGCCCTCGCCGCGCGCGGGGTCACGGTGCTGCCCGACGTGGTCGTGAACTCGTGCACGAACGCCTGGTGGTGGTGGACGCTCTTCGGCGACATCGAGGCCGACGCCGACCAGGCCTTCGCCCGGGTGCGCGGGGCCATGCGGACGCTCGTCGACGGGATCCTCGACCGGGCCGAGGCGGGCGACACGAGCCCGCGCGCCGCGGCGCACGCGCTGGTGGACGAGCGGCTGCCGCAGATCGCCGAACGCTACGGCTGGTACTGA
- a CDS encoding MBL fold metallo-hydrolase: MTGTGSDRSPRARLRALRPESFGADPTGERLARIHRSPNFADGIFQNPETARRGPSGSSVEFAKMYFDKEGRSRRAPTGTIPVHPTTVADLARPPATGLRLTWMGHSGVLAEIDGHRVLFDPVWGERCSPFPFAGPKRLHPVPAPLAALGPVDVVVISHDHYDHLDLPTIKELATTDTVFAVPLGVGAHLERWGVPASRLRELDWNESTEIGELRLTATPARHFCGRGLRNRQMTLWASWAVTGPSHRIFHSGDTGYFSGFKDIGAAHGPFDATMIQIGAYSDFWTDIHMTPAEGMRAHLDLQGGGPAGVMLPIHWGTFNLAPHPWAEPGEGTVESAAGVAQRIALPIPGEPFEPGAEQVPDKPWWRAVARVPSEGWPVPALTDGDGSLTGVSHGKADANTVANTGADAQHTSGEPGTDSGRGTPEAARTP; encoded by the coding sequence GTGACCGGTACCGGCTCCGACCGTTCGCCACGGGCCCGGCTGCGCGCGCTGCGCCCCGAGTCCTTCGGCGCGGACCCCACGGGCGAGCGCCTCGCCCGTATCCACCGCTCGCCGAACTTCGCGGACGGGATCTTCCAGAACCCCGAAACCGCCCGACGCGGCCCGTCGGGTTCCAGTGTCGAGTTCGCCAAGATGTACTTCGACAAGGAAGGCCGTTCGCGCCGCGCCCCCACCGGCACGATCCCGGTCCACCCCACCACGGTCGCCGACCTGGCCAGGCCCCCGGCCACCGGGCTGCGCCTGACCTGGATGGGACACTCCGGCGTCCTCGCCGAGATCGACGGCCACCGGGTCCTCTTCGACCCCGTCTGGGGCGAGCGCTGCTCCCCCTTCCCCTTCGCCGGCCCCAAGCGGCTCCACCCGGTGCCCGCGCCGCTCGCGGCCCTGGGCCCGGTCGACGTCGTCGTGATCTCGCACGACCACTACGACCACCTCGACCTGCCGACGATCAAGGAGCTCGCCACCACCGACACCGTCTTCGCGGTGCCGCTGGGCGTCGGCGCCCATCTGGAGCGCTGGGGGGTGCCCGCCTCCCGGCTGCGCGAGCTGGACTGGAACGAGTCCACCGAGATCGGCGAGCTGCGGCTCACGGCCACCCCGGCCCGGCACTTCTGCGGCCGCGGACTGCGCAACCGGCAGATGACGCTCTGGGCATCCTGGGCCGTGACGGGCCCCTCCCACCGGATCTTCCACAGCGGGGACACCGGATACTTCTCCGGATTCAAGGACATCGGCGCGGCCCACGGCCCCTTCGACGCCACGATGATCCAGATCGGCGCCTACTCGGATTTCTGGACCGACATCCACATGACCCCCGCCGAGGGCATGCGGGCACACCTGGACCTCCAGGGCGGCGGGCCCGCCGGCGTGATGCTGCCGATCCACTGGGGCACCTTCAACCTCGCCCCGCACCCGTGGGCCGAACCGGGGGAGGGCACCGTCGAGTCCGCCGCCGGAGTCGCCCAGCGCATCGCCCTGCCCATCCCGGGCGAGCCCTTCGAGCCGGGCGCCGAACAGGTGCCCGACAAGCCCTGGTGGCGGGCGGTCGCCCGCGTTCCCTCCGAGGGCTGGCCGGTGCCGGCTCTCACCGACGGTGACGGTTCGCTCACCGGCGTGTCGCACGGGAAAGCGGACGCAAACACGGTCGCGAACACCGGCGCGGACGCGCAGCACACCTCCGGCGAACCCGGCACGGACAGCGGCCGGGGTACGCCCGAGGCGGCACGGACGCCCTGA